The DNA region tgatctcatgatatgtcagatatatgttcatgatataatttttggttcagctaatccctctgtttgtcaagaattctctgagctaatgcaggcagaatttgaaatgagtttgatgcaagaactaaagttcttcctgagaattcaaatcaatcaagcttcagaagctacttatgtatatcaaagtaaatacataaaagacattctgaagaaattcgaaatggcaGAATGCAAATCAGCAAAGAgacccatgcatccaacctgcatcctggagaaagaagaagttagtcaaaaggtttgtcaaaagctctatcgtggtatgataggctctctcctctaTCTGACGGCTATTCGTCCTGACATTCTTTTCAGTGtatgtctttgtgccagattccaatcagatccaaTGGAATCTCATTTAATAGCTGTTAAAAtaatcctaaggtatctgaaaggaactcctaaccttggcctgatgtatgagaaaacatcagagtataggctttctggatattgtgatgcagattatgcaagggacagaatggaacgtaaaagtacatatgggaactgtcagttcttgggaaacaatctcatatcttgggCCAATAAAAGACAGTCAACCATCGCTatgtctactgcagaagcagaatatatacCAATTTCACTATGCACTACTtagatgctctggatgaaaaatcaactagaAGACCTTAAGATTTTTGAGAGTAAGGTTCatatcttctgtgataatactgctgccatatgtttaagtaagaaacctatcttgcattccagagctaagcacatagaaataaaacatcattttatcagagatTATGTTTAGAAAGGGGTAATATCGTTgaaatttattgatacagaccatcaatgggctgatattttcactaaactcctcgctgaagatagattctcatttattctgaaacatttaaaaattgaaattcGCCCAGAATAAACCAAATGTGCTTctctgaaatagcaaaataagGCTCTAAAATAACATCTGGTATCTGGATttgactctgatacttctaccagttaggagtcatctgaatcagaaatcctcaggatccaatcccttggtattcctgaatATCAAATAGATTAACATGTGGGGtatcttgcgtctgaccttggatcttctagacaactgtctagcagaaatcaagagatatgcctttgagatctcctcgagcagtatgctgatttggggattagacctTTATCATGGGCTGTAATCATGTCTCCCCTAAGCGTGTCAACTTGGTTAATGTGCCATTATTAATTTTCTAAACTTCTCAACTGCTTTTAACGCTGTCGTTTTGCATGCTCTCTCTGTGTATTTATATTCTTCACAATCCACAATTTCACACTTTTACACTCACTACCTACACAAACCCCTCTCCTTTATCAAGTTCATcaagttcttcatcttcatcaagTTCATCTTTTTCATTAAGTTCAtcatggattctcaacaacaatctgtCTACAACTACTCTCGGCAAATGGAATCAACGGAACAAACTCCTATTTCTTCTCAACAAACAACTGCTACAACCGGTGTTGTCTCTACCCCAATCTACAAAGAACCACATATTCTGAACCGTGAACCTCATATCCATCTTACCACTCCATTTGACAAGCTTGAAGTCCTATGTGAATCATTGGTAGACTTTGACAACATGAAGCGAAATGGAATAGACCTTACTGACGAACTGAGAATAcaagggtgggaaacctattTCCAAAGACTCTATGGTCCCGTCTAACCTATCTGGTAAAAGAGTTATGGCGCTTCACACACTTTGATGATCATTACATAGTGTTACATGTTCTGGGGGTCAAGATTGTCATTACTGAGAAGTCCATCGCCTCCCTTCTGAATATGGAGAAGACAGGGggaagaaggatctacaacatcaatcctagggcaaagCACTTGTCCCAGGAAATTGCCCCAACCATTTCCAATAGAACACTGAAGGTAACTCATCCAAAaacaaggaacttcaccagaacCTCAAAGTCTGgttgaagatcattctgggaaccattcaccaCCGCCCAACCTCCaactcttctgactactcaaTACAAATCAGAAGTGCATACTCTATTGCCTTTCACAAAGGGCTAAAGCTTAACTTGCCAACACTgctcttcaaatacctcagagactctgtcaAAGACACAAAAAATAACATGAAGCCCATAACCTACATCTCTCTGGGAAGACTTATCTCCAACGTTCTGATCGAGAGCGGGCTGGTGGATCACCTGATCCATCACAATCTGATGGAGGATATCACAGTTGACATTGTAAGACCTCTGAATACTTGCAATATGAAGAGCATAGGGGTGATTGAGAAAATCAGGGTGAAACCCTCATTAGATACCTCTTGGGAAGCACTCAAGGATCAAAGGAAGATTCCCAACGGCCTCTACCTCTTATCCAAGATTGATCCTCCAGAAGTTGTGGCACATTATCTGCATGATCTCGCAAGCCAAGGAGTTGACATCTCAGAGTTATCTGTGGACTAGCTACCTGAGCATCCACCCAACTTCATGAAGAGATAACGAGAGCCATCTAGGAAGTCCAAGAAGGAAAATAAGGCTAAACTGGGAGAAACTTCTGCGTCAAGACCTTTGGTCCCTCTAATTGAATCACCAAGTAAGTCTCTGCCTCCCTCTCGCTCTGTCAATTTAAAGAAAAtttcttcttctcttccccaaaccacACCTATCTACACCCACTCTAACACCCCACCCTTTACCACTAAACCCTTCGATACTCAAACCTCTAATCCACCATCTCCCCCACTTCAAAAATTCAACCTCTCCACCACAACCTTACTAGTATCTGAAGCAGAAATGCTTAACGAATCTATCTCACCAACATCTTCTACACCTTCATCTCCACCCTACTACGTTCTATCATCTGACTTAGAACCTTCTGACCCTCAATCCCCTACACTAGATCAACTTCAAGCTCGTGCTCTTATCTCACAATAATAACCTGAACTAGAAGCCAACACTCCACCACCTGAACAACCAATTCCACCACCATCTGAACAACCACAAACATCACCTTCTGAATAACCACAAATACCACCATCTGAACAACCACCAAATCCACCACCTGAACAACCCATCTTACCACCCTTTGAAAATGTTATGACCCCTACCTCTCCAACTCCCATTGACACTATCCAAACACCACCAACATCTCCATCCCCCAACCGAGAACCATAACCTACCTCCCCCACCTTAGAAGAAGCAATCTCTTTATTTGCTGAGTCTTCAGtggagaagatcaagtctctATCTGTAAACTCCAATATTagtgatgatccctctgcagTGAGGATTCACTAGAACAGAGTGATAAgatggatgacctctgaagcctttaaactgaaaggcctctctgaacaagtccgcaacgacttcGTCAGAGACGCTGGAGAAAGGCTACAAACACGTTTGGTCAGAGAGGTTGAGGAAAAGGCCAAAAGAGAAGCAGAAGAGAAAGCTCTCCTAGAAGAAGAGTAACAAATTggagaagctgcagagaaggatgctgctgaagctgaggcaAAAGCAAAAGCCGAAGCTGAAGAAGCAGCATGCATAGTTGTGGAAGAAGCTGTAAAGGCTAGCActgatgctctgactcagggggagcaatCAAACTCTGGCTTCGCCCCTCTGGTCTCGAACACTCTGGAAGAACTGCAGAAGGAGCCACATATTGTGCGAGCAACATTGGATCACCAGGACTCCGTCAACAACAATATTCAGAACCTGCTGACTTAACTactccaaaggatgcctccgcctccaaacccttaggcacttaggcttCTTTTGTTCTTTCTTCTTATGTTTTCTACTATGCATTTTGTGCTCTCTTCCTGAATTGCTGCTTACCTGTACCTGTTTTTCTCATTTATATGAACATTTTTCTTGCATTTTCTTATGTATgtttgagtctgacaaaaagggggagaactaatACATCTCTGATGAAAATATATCTAATCCTTTTACTACACTACGCACATTAATATCTTAATGCCTTATGAGAACTAAAGTTATGCAGGATAACAATTAAGGTACAAACTAGCTGCCACAAGGAAAGTCTAGTAAGAACTCCTGAGAAATATGACGATCcatctcagggggagtcatcACTCATCTGACTTTGAGATAATATTTTGATTATATCACTGCTTCATCATCACTCTGAAtttttttgtcatcatcaaaaagggggagattgtaaaAATAAATCTAGTatctacaatgtatctctaagattttgatgataacaaaggatgaaacaaaaatggtacactaacaaaatttatctaagtgtgcaggactctaatcaaaaTAGTCAAATAGACATTCATCAGATATAGATACAAGTTCTGAAATACCATTTAGAAGATACGCAAGCAGAAGCTTTAACTCTGATTAAAGGAAGCGTAAACTCAACAAgagacatcagacactctgataAGGAAGAACGTACTCTTGGATCTGAAGCTTTGCACTCTGATGTAATCAATCAGAAGAAACTCTGAAGACAGTCAGCGACAAGCATCTATATGAAGATACACTTAGAGACTCTGATGTTCGAACCTTATGATTCAGAATACTCAGCTACGAAGAATTTCACTTATGGAAAGAATCTATTTTAGGAAGAAATTTATGGCGCCCCAAaactgctttggaaagaacacagagattaatgacattaatcatccatcattgTCAAAGATTCTGACTTTCAAACATTCAACGGCCTTCTcatcactcctatataaaggatggaacaCCTCACTAAGACAATAgaaacacacgagaatacaacACTACTTTCATATCCATTATTCATTCTACTTCTCACACGAGCTGATGTTCTAAAGTGTGAACACTCTTTTGCTTTTACCTTGTGTAATTTCTGCTTTCCTAGAAGCACTAAGCATTATTgtaattctatttatttgttgAAACTCTCCTCAAGTaacttgtgaagtctgtaaacttgagagggctaagagatctttatcctcttagacgatcgtttgtgtaatctttcaagattagtggattaagtcctttttgaaggcgaaatcaccttggccgggtggactagagtagctttgaatttcaagcgaaccagtataaaatt from Lathyrus oleraceus cultivar Zhongwan6 chromosome 1, CAAS_Psat_ZW6_1.0, whole genome shotgun sequence includes:
- the LOC127103763 gene encoding uncharacterized protein LOC127103763, with product MRKTGTEGSSLILEFTDRDLIFSTEDSANKEIASSKVGEVGYGSRLGDGDVGGVWIVSMGVGEVGVITFSKGGKMGCSGGGFGGCSDGGICGYSEGDVCGCSDGGGIGCSGGGVLASSSGYYCEIRARA